In Streptomyces sp. NBC_01381, a genomic segment contains:
- the tatC gene encoding twin-arginine translocase subunit TatC, which translates to MLKSARKKEQDPEGRMPLAEHLRELRNRLAKAVLAIIVVAIVAAFFYKDIIEFFTDPILSSVGCESSFAELAKKGGDETCARIVLNGLITPFTLALKISLMAGVVLASPVWLYQLWAFVAPGLHKSEKKYAYAFVGAGFPLFMCGGFFAYKTLPTMARVLLDFSPGGVDNQLPLDELIDLVTRMVIVFGLSFELPLLLVMLNLTGAITGKRMLGWWRGMIMGITVFAAVATPSTDPLTMIMLAGPIWVLYFAATGFSLLNDRRKARIDAAGPDDDEASDLDLTPEDVGEIESVSASRALPQQSSPDRDRVNGFDDVT; encoded by the coding sequence TTGCTCAAGTCTGCCCGCAAGAAGGAACAGGATCCCGAGGGGCGGATGCCTCTTGCGGAGCACCTGCGTGAGCTCCGCAACCGGCTCGCGAAGGCCGTGCTGGCCATCATCGTCGTCGCGATCGTCGCTGCCTTCTTCTACAAGGACATCATCGAGTTCTTCACGGACCCGATCCTGAGTTCCGTAGGGTGCGAGTCCAGCTTCGCCGAGCTGGCGAAGAAGGGCGGGGACGAGACCTGCGCGCGCATCGTGCTGAACGGTCTGATCACGCCGTTCACCCTTGCCCTGAAGATCTCCCTGATGGCCGGCGTGGTGCTCGCGTCGCCGGTCTGGCTGTACCAGCTGTGGGCGTTCGTCGCCCCTGGCCTGCACAAGAGCGAGAAGAAGTACGCCTACGCATTCGTGGGCGCCGGCTTCCCGCTGTTCATGTGCGGTGGGTTCTTCGCGTACAAGACGCTGCCGACCATGGCGCGGGTGCTGCTCGACTTCTCACCCGGCGGCGTCGACAACCAGCTCCCGCTGGACGAACTGATCGACCTGGTCACCCGCATGGTGATCGTCTTCGGTCTCTCCTTCGAGCTTCCGCTGCTCCTGGTCATGCTCAACCTCACCGGAGCCATCACCGGCAAGCGGATGCTCGGCTGGTGGCGCGGGATGATCATGGGCATCACGGTCTTCGCGGCCGTGGCCACGCCCAGCACGGACCCGCTGACCATGATCATGCTCGCCGGGCCGATCTGGGTGCTGTACTTCGCGGCCACCGGCTTCTCGCTCCTGAACGACCGGCGCAAGGCCAGGATCGATGCCGCAGGGCCCGACGACGACGAGGCGTCCGACCTCGACCTGACGCCCGAGGACGTCGGCGAGATCGAATCCGTTTCGGCCAGTCGTGCCCTTCCGCAGCAGAGCAGCCCGGACCGGGACCGGGTAAACGGTTTCGACGACGTGACCTGA
- a CDS encoding diacylglycerol kinase, producing MTSEITLFVNPTAGRGRGAHAAQPAASALRAAGFSVRTVIGEDAADALRRARDAVEGGTGALIAVGGDGMASLALQAVAQTDTPLGVIAVGTGNDFARALGLPVRDPAAAGAVVADALDAGRTRAVDLGRVGKTWFGTVLASGFDSRVNDRGNRMRWPTGRFKYDLAMLAELAAFKTVPYRITLDGGEVHEVDATLIAVGNGSSYGGGMKICARADMSDGLFDVTVVGDCSRTTLLKVFPRVYKGTHLDHPKVTVHRARKVELAASGVTGYADGEQLGALPLTAECVAGAVRILVPEGS from the coding sequence GTGACCAGCGAGATCACCCTCTTCGTCAATCCCACCGCGGGACGCGGCCGGGGCGCCCACGCGGCGCAGCCGGCCGCTTCCGCGTTGCGGGCAGCAGGCTTCTCCGTACGCACGGTCATCGGCGAGGACGCCGCCGATGCGCTGCGCAGGGCGCGGGACGCCGTCGAGGGCGGCACGGGGGCGCTGATCGCCGTCGGCGGCGACGGCATGGCGAGCCTCGCGCTGCAGGCCGTCGCGCAGACGGACACCCCGCTGGGGGTGATCGCCGTGGGTACCGGCAACGACTTCGCACGGGCGCTCGGGCTCCCGGTGCGGGACCCGGCGGCCGCCGGGGCGGTCGTCGCCGACGCGCTCGACGCGGGACGCACCCGCGCCGTCGACCTGGGGCGGGTCGGCAAGACCTGGTTCGGCACCGTGCTCGCGTCCGGCTTCGACTCGCGGGTCAACGACCGGGGCAATCGCATGCGCTGGCCGACGGGGCGCTTCAAATACGACCTCGCGATGCTCGCCGAGCTGGCCGCCTTCAAGACCGTCCCCTACCGGATCACCCTGGACGGCGGGGAGGTCCACGAGGTCGACGCGACGCTCATCGCCGTCGGCAACGGATCCTCGTACGGCGGAGGCATGAAGATCTGCGCCCGCGCAGACATGAGCGACGGTCTCTTCGACGTCACGGTCGTCGGCGACTGCAGCCGCACGACGCTCCTGAAGGTCTTCCCGCGCGTCTACAAGGGCACGCACCTGGACCATCCCAAGGTCACCGTCCACCGGGCGCGGAAGGTGGAACTGGCGGCCTCGGGCGTGACCGGGTACGCGGACGGAGAGCAGCTGGGGGCTCTGCCGCTGACGGCGGAGTGCGTGGCGGGAGCCGTGCGGATCCTGGTGCCCGAAGGGTCTTGA
- a CDS encoding RNA helicase — MTEDLSPAERYAAARERAAEQATALAGFREMYEFGLDPFQIEACQALEAGKGVLVAAPTGSGKTIVGEFAVHLALLQGKKCFYTTPIKALSNQKYADLAKRYGADKVGLLTGDNSVNSDAPVVVMTTEVLRNMLYSGSQALLNLGYVVMDEVHYLSDRFRGAVWEEVIIHLQESVTLVSLSATVSNAEEFGDWLDTVRGDTQVIVSEHRPVPLFQHVLAGRRMYDLFEEGEGRKKTVNPDLTRMARMEASRSYNPRDRRKGKMVREADRERERRQRSRIWTPGRPEVIDRLDSEGLLPAITFIFSRAACEAAVQQCLHAGLRLNDDDARMKVREIVEERTAAIPDEDLHVLGYYEWLEGLERGIAAHHAGMLPTFKEVVEELFVRGLVRAVFATETLALGINMPARSVVLEKLVKWNGEQHADITPGEYTQLTGRAGRRGIDVEGHAVVLWQRAMSPEHLAGLAGTRTYPLRSSFKPSYNMAVNLVEQFGRHRSRELLETSFAQFQADKSVVGISRQVQKNEEGLEGYKASMTCHLGDFDEYARLRRELKDRETELAKQGANQRRAAAAAALEKLKPGDVIHVPTGKYAGLALVLDPGLPAGRVNGHRGFEHQDGPRPLVLTAERQVKRLAAMDFPVPVEALDRMRIPKSFNARSPQSRRDLASALRTKAGHIVPERHRKGRAAAADDQEIARLRAELRAHPCHGCDEREDHARWAERYYRLRRDTVQLERRIEGRTNTIARTFDRIVALLTEMDYLRGDEVTEDGKRLARLYGELDLLASECLREGVWEGLSPAELAACVSALVFEARMADDALAPKLPSGKVKASLGEMVRIWGRLDALEEEFKINQAEGVGQREPDLGFAWAAYMWASDKGLDEVLREIEMPAGDFVRWCKQVIDVLGQIAAAAPREGSTVAKNARKAVDQLLRGVVAYSSVG, encoded by the coding sequence ATGACAGAGGACCTCTCACCGGCCGAGCGGTACGCGGCGGCGCGCGAGCGCGCTGCCGAGCAGGCCACCGCACTCGCGGGCTTCCGCGAGATGTACGAATTCGGCCTCGACCCCTTCCAGATCGAGGCCTGTCAGGCACTCGAGGCGGGCAAGGGCGTGCTCGTGGCCGCCCCCACGGGTTCGGGCAAGACGATCGTCGGCGAGTTCGCCGTGCACCTGGCCCTGCTGCAGGGCAAGAAATGCTTCTACACGACGCCGATCAAGGCGCTCTCCAACCAGAAGTACGCCGACCTGGCGAAGCGGTACGGCGCGGACAAGGTCGGCCTGCTGACCGGCGACAACAGCGTCAACTCCGATGCGCCGGTGGTCGTGATGACCACCGAAGTGCTGCGCAACATGCTGTATTCGGGCTCGCAGGCGCTCCTTAACCTCGGCTATGTGGTGATGGACGAGGTGCACTACCTCTCCGACCGCTTCCGGGGGGCCGTCTGGGAAGAGGTGATCATCCACCTCCAGGAGTCCGTCACGCTGGTCTCCCTGTCGGCGACGGTCTCGAACGCGGAGGAGTTCGGCGACTGGCTGGACACCGTGCGCGGCGACACCCAGGTGATCGTCTCCGAGCACCGGCCCGTGCCGCTGTTCCAGCACGTGCTTGCCGGGCGCCGGATGTACGACCTCTTCGAGGAGGGCGAGGGCCGGAAGAAGACGGTCAACCCCGACCTCACACGCATGGCGCGCATGGAGGCCAGCCGTTCGTACAACCCGCGCGACCGCCGCAAGGGCAAGATGGTCCGCGAGGCCGACCGTGAGCGCGAGCGCCGACAGCGGTCGCGGATCTGGACGCCGGGCCGCCCCGAGGTCATCGACCGGCTCGACTCCGAGGGCCTGCTGCCCGCCATCACGTTCATCTTCAGCCGCGCGGCCTGCGAGGCCGCCGTGCAGCAGTGTCTGCACGCGGGTCTTCGGCTGAACGACGACGACGCGCGGATGAAGGTCCGCGAGATCGTCGAGGAGCGCACGGCCGCCATCCCGGACGAGGACCTGCACGTCCTCGGCTACTACGAATGGCTCGAAGGCCTGGAGCGCGGCATCGCCGCGCACCACGCGGGCATGCTGCCCACCTTCAAGGAGGTCGTCGAGGAGCTCTTCGTACGCGGGCTCGTGCGCGCCGTCTTCGCCACCGAGACGCTCGCCCTGGGCATCAACATGCCCGCGCGCAGCGTGGTGCTGGAGAAGCTCGTCAAGTGGAACGGCGAACAGCACGCCGACATCACCCCCGGCGAGTACACGCAGTTGACCGGTCGCGCCGGGCGGCGCGGCATCGACGTCGAGGGCCATGCGGTCGTGCTGTGGCAGCGGGCCATGAGCCCGGAGCACCTCGCGGGGCTCGCCGGAACGCGTACGTATCCGCTGCGGTCCAGCTTCAAGCCGTCGTACAACATGGCGGTGAACCTGGTCGAGCAGTTCGGGCGGCACCGCTCGCGTGAGCTGCTCGAGACGTCCTTCGCGCAGTTCCAGGCCGACAAGTCGGTCGTGGGGATTTCGCGGCAGGTGCAGAAGAACGAAGAGGGGCTTGAGGGCTACAAGGCCTCCATGACCTGCCACTTGGGGGACTTCGACGAGTACGCGCGGCTGCGCCGCGAGCTCAAGGACCGGGAGACCGAGCTCGCCAAGCAGGGGGCCAACCAGCGCAGGGCCGCCGCGGCCGCCGCCCTGGAGAAGCTCAAGCCGGGCGATGTCATCCATGTGCCGACCGGCAAGTACGCGGGGCTCGCGCTCGTCCTCGACCCGGGGCTGCCCGCGGGACGGGTCAACGGCCACCGGGGCTTCGAGCACCAGGACGGTCCGCGGCCTCTGGTGCTGACCGCCGAGCGGCAGGTCAAGCGGCTCGCAGCGATGGACTTCCCGGTGCCGGTGGAAGCCCTCGACCGGATGCGGATCCCGAAGTCGTTCAACGCGCGTTCCCCGCAGTCGCGCCGCGACCTGGCGTCCGCGCTGCGCACCAAGGCCGGGCACATCGTGCCCGAGCGGCACCGCAAGGGGCGCGCTGCCGCCGCCGACGACCAGGAGATCGCCCGGCTGCGCGCGGAGCTGCGCGCGCACCCCTGCCACGGCTGTGACGAGCGCGAGGACCATGCGCGCTGGGCCGAGCGCTACTACCGCCTGCGGCGGGACACCGTGCAGCTGGAGCGGCGCATCGAGGGACGGACGAACACCATCGCGCGCACCTTCGACCGGATCGTCGCGCTGCTCACCGAGATGGACTACCTCCGGGGTGACGAGGTCACCGAGGACGGCAAGCGGCTCGCCCGGCTGTATGGAGAGCTGGATCTGCTGGCGAGCGAATGCCTGCGGGAAGGCGTGTGGGAGGGGCTCAGCCCGGCCGAACTGGCCGCGTGCGTCTCGGCGTTGGTGTTCGAGGCCCGGATGGCGGACGACGCGCTCGCGCCCAAGCTGCCCTCCGGGAAGGTGAAGGCCTCCCTCGGCGAGATGGTGCGGATCTGGGGGCGGCTCGATGCCCTGGAGGAAGAGTTCAAGATCAACCAGGCGGAAGGGGTCGGGCAGCGCGAGCCCGACCTCGGGTTCGCCTGGGCGGCGTACATGTGGGCGTCGGACAAGGGCCTCGACGAGGTGCTGCGCGAGATCGAGATGCCTGCCGGGGACTTTGTCCGGTGGTGCAAGCAGGTGATCGATGTGCTGGGGCAGATTGCGGCGGCGGCTCCGCGGGAGGGGTCCACTGTGGCGAAGAATGCGCGTAAGGCTGTGGATCAGCTGTTGCGCGGGGTTGTGGCTTACAGCTCGGTCGGCTGA
- a CDS encoding LLM class flavin-dependent oxidoreductase: MPVEFLGIAATNEGSEVTARSGASFDKDYTLRLARAHEDHGWDRVLFAYGSGSPDPSPAAAYIAARTERLQILVAHRPNVSYPTFAAKTFATLDRISDGRLAVHFITGGNDQEQQREGDFLTKDERYARTREAIQIIKKAWTSHEPFDHEGAHYRFKDFVSDTFPVQQPHPRVSFGGSSPAAYAAGGAEADIYCLWGEPLAQTTEQIESVKAAARAAGRTDVPRIQVAFRPIIAPTEELAWEKAHATLARIKARKAGAPPSRRHPLKNPENSGSQRLLAVAASGERHDRALWTPTAAETGGAGNSTALVGTPETVAQALLDYYDLGVDILSARGYDLLDDAIDFGRQVIPIVREEVAKRDAALASSAA, encoded by the coding sequence ATGCCCGTCGAATTCCTCGGCATCGCAGCGACCAACGAAGGTTCCGAAGTCACCGCGCGCTCCGGTGCCTCCTTCGACAAGGACTACACGCTCAGGCTCGCCCGGGCCCACGAGGACCACGGCTGGGACCGCGTCCTGTTCGCCTACGGATCCGGATCCCCTGACCCCTCCCCCGCGGCCGCCTACATCGCGGCCCGCACGGAACGGCTCCAGATCCTGGTCGCGCACCGCCCGAACGTCTCGTACCCCACCTTCGCCGCGAAGACCTTCGCGACCCTGGACCGGATCAGCGACGGCCGCCTCGCGGTGCACTTCATCACGGGTGGCAACGACCAAGAGCAGCAGCGCGAGGGCGACTTCCTCACCAAGGACGAGCGGTACGCGCGTACCCGCGAGGCCATCCAGATCATCAAGAAGGCGTGGACCTCGCACGAGCCCTTCGACCACGAGGGCGCGCACTACCGCTTCAAGGACTTCGTCAGCGACACCTTCCCGGTCCAACAGCCGCATCCGCGCGTCTCGTTCGGGGGTTCGTCGCCCGCCGCGTACGCGGCCGGGGGCGCCGAGGCCGACATCTACTGCCTGTGGGGCGAGCCTTTGGCGCAGACCACCGAGCAGATCGAGTCGGTGAAGGCGGCGGCGAGGGCCGCGGGCCGCACCGACGTCCCCCGGATCCAGGTGGCGTTCCGCCCGATCATCGCGCCGACCGAGGAACTGGCCTGGGAGAAGGCGCACGCGACGCTGGCCCGCATCAAGGCACGCAAGGCGGGCGCGCCGCCGTCCCGCCGCCACCCGCTGAAGAACCCGGAGAACTCGGGCTCGCAGCGGCTCCTGGCGGTGGCGGCATCGGGCGAGCGGCACGACCGCGCCCTGTGGACGCCGACCGCGGCGGAGACCGGCGGCGCCGGCAACTCCACGGCCCTGGTGGGCACTCCGGAGACGGTCGCCCAGGCCCTGCTCGACTACTACGACCTGGGCGTCGACATCCTCTCGGCCCGCGGCTACGACCTCCTGGACGACGCGATCGACTTCGGCCGCCAGGTGATCCCGATCGTCCGGGAGGAGGTCGCGAAGCGGGACGCTGCGCTGGCGAGCTCAGCGGCGTAA
- a CDS encoding ATP-binding protein: MVSVQSPPGGREVPYARVLLLPAMLMAAATGAAVAAVTEPARIAVGWCGAIATLVVIAVGAEAVRRGRSIRELHAQYGQRLASLERRIASHDDETIRLGREIIPEAVFRLRQGEAPSEVIRHLVDGDESFAELPESQRQMLRNVLDTLDTGEAMRESSQRAFVNIARRVQSIVHQQSAELREMEEFHGRNPEVFDDLLRIDHGTALIGRLADSITVLGGARPGRQWPKPVPLYSVLRGAMSRILEYQRVDLHSIAKIAIRGISVEPLIHACAELLDNATRYSPPQTRVHVTAVEVQTGIAIEIEDGGVSLSEEARARAERMLAQAQAGIDLNDLGETPRLGMAVVGRLSQMYNLQVSLRQSAYGGVRAVLIVPREMISTGPAPGLAHGIGASAVPRVNADGEPIKEPHGIRRKKPRVMTAGPPLSKSQLTAAMEDDVPEVTEWTSNGLPQRRSRVRTSFSQRVAQEAEDAKYAAQAAQYAQPPTTPVVPEPVKKREEKEPGLWIEAFMKGVKGDETTAGDPPSSGDQTENDHGNADSTDEGGWK, from the coding sequence ATGGTGAGTGTTCAATCGCCTCCCGGTGGCCGAGAAGTCCCTTACGCACGTGTGTTGTTGCTGCCCGCCATGCTGATGGCCGCGGCAACCGGAGCCGCCGTCGCGGCGGTCACGGAACCCGCCCGCATCGCGGTCGGCTGGTGCGGTGCGATCGCGACCCTCGTGGTCATCGCGGTCGGCGCCGAAGCGGTGCGCCGCGGCCGGTCCATCCGTGAGCTCCACGCGCAGTACGGGCAGCGGCTCGCCTCCCTGGAGCGGCGCATCGCATCCCATGACGACGAGACCATCCGCCTGGGCAGGGAGATCATCCCCGAGGCCGTGTTCCGGCTCCGGCAGGGCGAAGCACCCTCGGAGGTGATCCGTCATCTGGTCGACGGTGACGAGTCCTTCGCCGAACTCCCCGAGTCGCAGCGGCAGATGCTCCGCAACGTCCTGGACACCCTGGACACCGGAGAGGCGATGCGCGAGTCCTCGCAGCGCGCCTTCGTCAACATCGCCCGGCGCGTCCAGTCCATCGTCCACCAACAGTCCGCGGAACTGCGCGAGATGGAGGAGTTCCACGGCCGCAACCCCGAGGTCTTCGACGACCTGCTGCGCATCGACCACGGCACCGCGCTGATCGGCCGCCTCGCCGACTCGATCACCGTGCTCGGCGGCGCCCGCCCCGGACGCCAATGGCCCAAGCCCGTACCGCTGTACAGCGTGTTGCGCGGCGCCATGTCGCGGATCCTCGAGTACCAGCGCGTCGATCTGCACTCGATCGCCAAGATCGCCATCCGCGGCATCTCGGTCGAACCGCTCATCCACGCCTGCGCCGAGCTCCTCGACAACGCCACCCGCTACTCGCCGCCGCAGACCCGCGTCCATGTGACCGCCGTCGAGGTGCAGACCGGCATCGCGATCGAGATCGAGGACGGCGGCGTCAGCCTCAGTGAGGAGGCCAGGGCGCGGGCCGAGCGCATGCTCGCCCAGGCCCAGGCCGGCATCGACCTGAACGACCTCGGTGAGACCCCGCGCCTGGGCATGGCCGTCGTGGGCCGGCTCTCGCAGATGTACAACCTGCAGGTCTCGCTGCGGCAGTCCGCGTACGGCGGGGTCCGCGCGGTCCTCATCGTCCCGCGCGAGATGATCAGCACCGGTCCCGCGCCCGGCCTCGCGCACGGCATCGGCGCCTCCGCGGTGCCCCGGGTGAACGCGGACGGCGAGCCCATCAAGGAGCCCCACGGCATCCGGCGCAAGAAGCCCCGCGTCATGACGGCGGGACCGCCGCTCTCGAAGTCGCAACTCACCGCGGCCATGGAGGACGACGTCCCCGAGGTCACCGAGTGGACGTCGAACGGCCTGCCCCAGCGCCGCAGCCGGGTCCGCACATCGTTCAGCCAGCGGGTCGCCCAGGAGGCCGAGGACGCGAAGTACGCGGCCCAGGCCGCGCAGTACGCCCAGCCCCCGACGACACCGGTCGTACCCGAACCGGTGAAGAAGAGGGAGGAGAAGGAGCCCGGTCTGTGGATCGAGGCCTTCATGAAGGGCGTCAAGGGCGACGAGACCACCGCCGGCGATCCGCCGTCCTCCGGGGACCAGACCGAGAACGACCACGGCAACGCCGACAGCACCGACGAGGGGGGCTGGAAGTGA
- a CDS encoding roadblock/LC7 domain-containing protein, which translates to MIQQRANFDWMLKELADGVPQTRQIVVLSADGLRIARYGGDPDGADRIAAACAGLQSLAAAVATEIPHSEGGMRMVIIEIDGGYFYMMAAGAGAYLAVLAEETVDAGLIANRMRDLVVRIGAHLTSPPRRDGQAV; encoded by the coding sequence GTGATCCAGCAACGGGCCAATTTCGACTGGATGCTCAAGGAGCTCGCCGACGGGGTGCCGCAGACCCGGCAGATCGTGGTGCTCTCCGCGGACGGTCTGCGGATCGCACGCTACGGCGGCGACCCCGACGGAGCCGACCGGATCGCCGCCGCCTGCGCGGGACTTCAGTCCCTGGCCGCCGCCGTCGCCACCGAGATCCCGCACAGCGAAGGCGGGATGCGCATGGTGATCATCGAGATCGACGGCGGCTACTTCTACATGATGGCCGCGGGCGCCGGTGCCTATCTGGCCGTGCTCGCGGAGGAGACCGTGGACGCGGGCCTCATCGCCAACCGCATGCGGGACCTGGTCGTCCGGATCGGCGCCCATCTGACGAGCCCGCCCCGGCGAGACGGGCAGGCCGTATGA